The following coding sequences lie in one Tichowtungia aerotolerans genomic window:
- the arsB gene encoding ACR3 family arsenite efflux transporter: MSQPTESSISFFEKYLTAWVTLCMLAGILIGRFLPAIPNFLGKLEYANVSIPVAVLIWLMIYPMMMKVDFKSVKNVGKNPKGLFVTWISNWLIKPFTMFGIAWLFFYVVFKNLIPAELAKDYLAGAVLLGAAPCTAMVFVWSHLTKGNPAYTVVQVATNDLIILFAFVPIVKFLLGISNVYVPWDTLFLSVVLFVVIPLTGGALTRGHLLKTKGADYFENVFLPTFSKTTISGLLLTLVIIFSFQGDVILSNPVHIGLIAVPLIIQTVLIFCIAYFASKALKLPHNVAAPAGMIGASNFFELAVAVAIALFGTSSPVALATIVGVLVEVPVMLALVAFANRTTSWFTEQETPKPASAL, encoded by the coding sequence ATGAGTCAACCAACTGAAAGCAGCATCAGCTTTTTCGAAAAATACCTGACCGCCTGGGTCACGCTTTGCATGCTCGCAGGCATCCTGATCGGCCGGTTCCTGCCCGCCATCCCCAACTTCCTCGGCAAACTGGAATACGCTAACGTCTCCATTCCCGTCGCCGTGCTCATCTGGCTGATGATCTACCCGATGATGATGAAGGTCGACTTCAAGAGCGTCAAAAACGTCGGTAAAAATCCGAAAGGCCTCTTTGTGACATGGATCAGCAACTGGCTGATCAAACCGTTCACCATGTTCGGCATCGCATGGCTGTTTTTCTACGTTGTCTTCAAAAATCTGATTCCGGCAGAACTGGCCAAAGACTATCTCGCCGGAGCCGTACTGCTCGGAGCCGCCCCCTGCACCGCCATGGTCTTTGTCTGGAGCCACCTCACCAAAGGAAACCCGGCCTATACCGTGGTGCAGGTCGCCACCAACGACCTCATCATTCTCTTCGCCTTTGTACCGATCGTTAAATTCCTGCTCGGCATCAGCAACGTCTACGTGCCATGGGATACGCTGTTTCTGTCCGTCGTGCTGTTCGTCGTCATCCCGCTCACTGGCGGCGCGCTCACCCGCGGCCACCTGCTCAAAACCAAAGGCGCAGACTATTTTGAAAACGTCTTCCTGCCCACATTCAGCAAAACCACCATCTCCGGCCTGTTGCTCACGCTCGTCATCATCTTTTCCTTCCAGGGCGATGTCATCCTCAGCAATCCGGTTCACATCGGCCTGATCGCCGTGCCGCTGATCATTCAGACCGTGCTGATCTTCTGCATTGCCTACTTCGCCTCCAAAGCGCTCAAACTGCCGCACAACGTCGCCGCGCCCGCCGGCATGATCGGCGCCTCGAACTTTTTCGAACTGGCCGTTGCCGTCGCCATTGCGCTCTTCGGAACGTCTTCACCTGTCGCTCTCGCCACCATCGTCGGAGTCCTCGTCGAAGTCCCCGTTATGCTCGCTCTCGTCGCCTTCGCCAACCGCACCACCAGCTGGTTTACAGAACAGGAAACGCCAAAGCCGGCTTCTGCGCTTTAA
- a CDS encoding cytochrome c biogenesis CcdA family protein — protein sequence MEELFTSLTHAVGSTPLIALSAALLWGILSILLSPCHLASIPLIVGLIDEQKDSTPRRAFAISLLFATGMLFTIALIGVLTSALGRMMGDIGRYGNYFVALIFFIVGLHLLGVIPLGWNKPDQANRRHKGMGGAFLLGLIFGIALGPCSFAFMAPLLGITFKLGSEQPIYAGSLLVMYGIGHCGVITLAGVCTGLVQRYKEWNDRSKGAVRLKKICGILVLIGGLYMLYTSP from the coding sequence ATGGAAGAGCTGTTCACATCTCTGACCCATGCCGTAGGAAGCACGCCGCTGATCGCTCTGAGCGCTGCGCTGCTCTGGGGAATTCTAAGCATTCTGCTGAGCCCGTGCCATCTGGCCAGCATTCCGCTGATCGTCGGCCTGATTGACGAACAGAAAGATTCCACTCCCCGCCGTGCCTTTGCCATTTCCCTTCTGTTTGCAACGGGCATGCTGTTCACCATCGCGCTGATCGGCGTGCTTACATCTGCGCTGGGCCGAATGATGGGTGACATCGGCCGCTATGGAAATTATTTCGTCGCGCTCATCTTTTTTATCGTTGGCCTGCACCTGCTCGGCGTCATTCCTCTGGGGTGGAACAAACCGGATCAGGCAAACCGCAGACACAAAGGGATGGGCGGAGCATTTCTGCTCGGACTGATCTTCGGCATCGCGCTGGGCCCCTGTTCCTTTGCTTTTATGGCGCCGCTGCTCGGCATCACATTCAAGCTGGGCTCGGAACAGCCGATCTACGCCGGAAGCCTGCTTGTGATGTACGGCATCGGCCACTGCGGCGTCATCACACTGGCCGGCGTCTGCACCGGACTGGTCCAGCGCTACAAAGAGTGGAACGACCGATCCAAAGGAGCCGTCCGGCTCAAAAAAATCTGCGGCATCCTCGTCCTGATCGGCGGACTTTACATGCTCTACACCTCACCCTGA
- a CDS encoding thioredoxin family protein encodes MKKNILIVGLLIIAIAAVLEIKKYKPAPTEETASASLPLPRLLELGSLKCVPCKMMAPILDEMKETFDEQLLVDFIDVWQHKGISEQYDLRVIPTQIFFDSDGNELFRHEGFFAREDMLAKWQDLGYVFKED; translated from the coding sequence ATGAAAAAAAACATACTCATCGTCGGACTGCTGATCATTGCGATTGCCGCGGTCCTTGAGATCAAGAAATACAAACCGGCTCCGACAGAGGAAACCGCATCGGCTTCCCTGCCGCTGCCCCGACTGCTCGAACTCGGCTCCCTCAAATGCGTTCCGTGCAAAATGATGGCTCCTATTCTCGATGAAATGAAAGAAACCTTTGACGAGCAGCTTCTCGTCGATTTTATCGACGTGTGGCAGCACAAAGGTATCAGCGAACAGTACGACCTGCGCGTCATCCCGACTCAGATCTTTTTTGATTCGGACGGCAATGAACTATTCCGTCATGAAGGATTTTTCGCCCGCGAAGACATGCTGGCGAAATGGCAGGATCTTGGATACGTATTTAAGGAAGACTGA
- a CDS encoding permease, with translation MFQWLENLITHLVEGVFKIPVESKLGGSLHFFFYDTIKILILLSLMIFVISWLRSWFQPQKTKEMLTHVKGPKANLAASLLGIVTPFCSCSSVPIFIGFVEAGIPLGITFSFLITSPIVNEAAFAILLAAFGWKVAFTYVTAGVIIGVSSGLIIGRLNPEAHLEPKAFSGEAFNKIRPDMTQKERIAYAADQTKSIVKRIWIYLLIGIGVGALIHGWAPEDILARYAGDDKPLSVLIAVLCGVPLYANALGTIPIAEALIGKGVGLGTALAFMMAVTALSFPEMVLLRKVMKPRLIAVFIATATIGIILVGLLFNLLF, from the coding sequence ATGTTCCAATGGTTGGAAAATCTGATTACCCACCTCGTTGAAGGTGTTTTTAAAATACCGGTCGAATCCAAGCTGGGCGGCAGTCTGCATTTCTTTTTCTACGACACGATCAAAATCCTGATTCTGCTTTCGCTGATGATTTTTGTCATCTCCTGGCTGCGCAGCTGGTTTCAACCGCAGAAAACCAAGGAAATGCTGACTCACGTGAAGGGACCGAAAGCCAACCTGGCCGCGTCGCTGCTCGGCATCGTCACGCCGTTCTGTTCCTGCTCATCAGTGCCGATCTTCATCGGCTTTGTAGAAGCAGGCATTCCGCTCGGCATCACCTTTTCGTTCCTGATCACCTCCCCGATCGTCAACGAAGCGGCATTCGCTATTCTGCTGGCCGCATTCGGCTGGAAAGTGGCGTTCACCTATGTCACCGCCGGAGTCATCATCGGCGTAAGCAGCGGCCTGATCATCGGACGACTCAATCCTGAAGCCCATCTGGAACCGAAAGCGTTCAGCGGCGAAGCGTTCAACAAAATCCGGCCGGACATGACGCAAAAAGAGCGGATCGCTTATGCGGCGGACCAGACAAAAAGCATTGTGAAGCGCATCTGGATCTACCTGCTGATCGGCATCGGCGTCGGCGCGCTCATCCACGGCTGGGCGCCGGAAGACATCCTGGCCCGCTACGCCGGTGACGACAAACCGCTCAGCGTCCTGATCGCCGTACTCTGCGGCGTTCCGCTCTATGCCAACGCTCTAGGCACGATTCCGATCGCCGAGGCGCTGATCGGAAAAGGCGTCGGACTCGGCACCGCACTTGCCTTTATGATGGCCGTCACCGCCCTTTCCTTCCCGGAAATGGTACTGCTGCGCAAAGTCATGAAACCGCGCCTGATTGCCGTGTTTATCGCCACTGCCACGATCGGCATCATTCTGGTCGGACTCCTGTTTAACCTTCTGTTCTAA
- a CDS encoding arsenate reductase ArsC, whose protein sequence is MSKLKILFLCTGNSCRSQMAEGWAHALKSDVLEPYSAGIETHGLNPNAVKVMAEAGVDISGQKSENIKDLMHIDLDVVVTVCGHAHETCPVFPADARVVHVGFDDPPKLARELAEKGASEEDQLDAYRRVRDQIKTFVEQLPENLEENAS, encoded by the coding sequence ATGAGTAAACTGAAAATACTCTTCCTCTGCACCGGAAATTCCTGCCGCAGCCAGATGGCCGAGGGCTGGGCGCACGCACTGAAAAGCGATGTGCTTGAACCTTATTCCGCCGGCATCGAAACCCACGGACTCAATCCCAACGCGGTCAAAGTAATGGCCGAGGCCGGCGTCGATATCTCCGGTCAAAAGTCGGAAAACATCAAAGATCTGATGCATATCGATCTGGATGTGGTCGTCACCGTCTGCGGACACGCTCACGAGACCTGCCCGGTCTTTCCTGCCGACGCCCGTGTGGTGCACGTCGGCTTCGACGACCCTCCGAAACTGGCCCGTGAGCTGGCGGAGAAAGGGGCATCCGAAGAAGATCAGCTCGACGCCTACCGCCGAGTGCGCGATCAAATCAAAACCTTTGTCGAACAGCTGCCCGAAAACCTGGAAGAAAACGCATCATGA
- a CDS encoding ArsR/SmtB family transcription factor, with the protein MERYDVKQKDYQGQATVMKALAHPSRLLIVYALMEHELCVCELRELLDQTLPTVSRHLSVLKNAGLLREEKRGLYVYYHLTCPCIGDFLACVGRITGEAECPH; encoded by the coding sequence ATGGAGCGTTATGATGTAAAACAGAAGGATTATCAGGGACAGGCGACCGTGATGAAGGCGCTGGCGCATCCATCGCGTCTGCTGATTGTCTATGCGTTGATGGAGCATGAACTGTGTGTCTGTGAACTGCGCGAATTGCTCGATCAGACCCTTCCGACGGTATCGCGCCACCTGTCGGTTCTAAAAAACGCAGGGCTGCTTCGCGAAGAAAAACGCGGCCTTTATGTCTACTATCATCTGACCTGCCCCTGTATCGGCGACTTTCTGGCCTGCGTGGGGCGCATTACGGGAGAGGCCGAATGTCCCCATTAA
- the nth gene encoding endonuclease III: protein MSTKQERADLIGQRLDELYPHIDIPLDHKDAYTLLVAVILSAQCTDKRVNEVTPALFADADTPEKMVRLGQLRIKELIATCGLANSKSKSIYEMSKILIAKHGGEVPDSFQDLEKLPGVGHKTASVVMVHQFGVPAFPVDTHIHRLAQRWKLTNGKNVEQTEADLKKLFPSKEWELRHLQFITYGRQHCTARGCDGTQCPMCRELFPNRTKPVITKK from the coding sequence ATGAGTACAAAACAGGAACGGGCGGATCTGATTGGGCAGCGGCTGGATGAATTGTATCCGCATATCGACATCCCGCTGGACCACAAAGATGCCTATACGCTTTTGGTGGCAGTGATTCTTTCGGCGCAGTGCACCGACAAACGGGTCAATGAGGTCACTCCCGCCCTGTTCGCTGACGCCGATACACCGGAAAAAATGGTCAGGCTCGGACAGCTGCGCATCAAAGAACTGATCGCCACCTGCGGGCTGGCCAACAGTAAATCCAAGTCTATTTATGAGATGTCAAAAATCCTGATTGCCAAACACGGCGGCGAGGTGCCGGACAGTTTCCAGGATTTGGAAAAACTGCCGGGCGTCGGCCATAAAACCGCCAGCGTAGTGATGGTTCATCAGTTCGGCGTGCCGGCGTTTCCGGTCGATACCCATATCCATCGCCTCGCCCAGCGCTGGAAGCTGACGAACGGAAAAAATGTGGAGCAGACCGAGGCTGACCTGAAAAAACTGTTCCCGTCGAAAGAGTGGGAACTGCGCCACCTGCAGTTTATTACCTACGGGCGGCAGCACTGCACGGCCCGCGGATGCGACGGCACCCAATGTCCGATGTGCCGCGAACTGTTCCCAAACCGCACCAAGCCGGTCATCACCAAGAAGTAG